A region from the Sandaracinus amylolyticus genome encodes:
- a CDS encoding serine/threonine protein kinase, with protein sequence MAVDAPGRIIAGKYELVSPAGEGGMAVVWKALARGAGSFQRPVAIKRIQHAKHADPSFVRMFEEEARVGSELHHPNVVQILDFGMDEEGGYYLVMEWIEGLDMFQWVRSFPKGLRETPWPLVAAIGIEVCRALAAAHERVDARGQIVPVYHRDVSPSNVLLGVSGVVKLTDFGLARAMDRASMTRPNVIKGKLAYCAPELISGAKPSSQSDLFALGVVLWEALAQKRLFTGKNDLEVLLAVRKGDVPKLSELRPDVPYSLALAVHTALETHPDARFENAKSMARALAAVLRAEAEHADAEPLGASVRAARVRLGKDAPEGAPQPVLEVPTPKLGAPALTPVSEPSAQEISLTELEAVETPAVLPAESASMSVEKAPNKTVPGSPAVLSPAPRGLWQSDDRSVAEPLPLVKKK encoded by the coding sequence ATGGCGGTCGACGCGCCGGGCAGGATCATCGCGGGGAAGTACGAGCTCGTCTCTCCCGCAGGCGAAGGCGGCATGGCCGTCGTGTGGAAGGCGCTGGCGCGCGGCGCCGGGAGCTTCCAGCGCCCCGTCGCGATCAAACGCATCCAGCACGCGAAGCACGCGGATCCGAGCTTCGTGAGGATGTTCGAGGAGGAAGCCCGCGTCGGCTCCGAGCTCCATCACCCGAACGTCGTGCAGATCCTCGACTTCGGCATGGACGAGGAGGGCGGCTACTACCTCGTGATGGAGTGGATCGAGGGGCTGGACATGTTCCAGTGGGTCCGCTCGTTCCCCAAGGGCCTGCGGGAGACGCCGTGGCCGCTCGTCGCCGCGATCGGCATCGAGGTGTGCCGCGCGCTCGCGGCCGCGCACGAGCGCGTCGACGCGCGCGGGCAGATCGTGCCGGTCTACCACCGCGACGTGTCGCCCTCGAACGTGCTGCTCGGCGTGAGCGGCGTCGTGAAGCTCACGGACTTCGGCCTCGCGCGCGCGATGGATCGCGCGAGCATGACGCGACCGAACGTCATCAAGGGCAAGCTCGCGTACTGCGCGCCCGAGCTGATCAGCGGCGCGAAGCCGAGCTCGCAGTCGGACCTCTTCGCGCTCGGCGTGGTGCTCTGGGAGGCGCTCGCGCAGAAGCGTCTCTTCACGGGCAAGAACGACCTCGAGGTCTTGCTCGCGGTGCGCAAGGGCGACGTGCCGAAGCTCTCGGAGCTGCGCCCGGACGTGCCGTACTCGCTCGCGCTCGCGGTGCACACCGCGCTCGAGACGCACCCCGACGCGCGCTTCGAGAACGCGAAGTCGATGGCGCGCGCGCTCGCCGCGGTGCTGCGCGCCGAGGCGGAGCACGCGGACGCGGAGCCGCTCGGCGCGAGCGTGCGCGCAGCGCGCGTGAGGCTCGGCAAGGACGCGCCGGAGGGCGCGCCGCAGCCGGTGCTCGAGGTGCCGACGCCGAAGCTCGGCGCGCCCGCGCTCACGCCGGTCTCGGAGCCCAGCGCGCAGGAGATCTCGCTGACGGAGCTCGAGGCGGTGGAGACGCCGGCCGTGCTGCCCGCGGAGAGCGCGAGCATGTCGGTCGAGAAGGC